The Desmonostoc muscorum LEGE 12446 genome includes a region encoding these proteins:
- a CDS encoding mechanosensitive ion channel family protein, which translates to MNILIILGEVSLIIFVFLLINWLVNKAFKLLIKSSIFKNEDRSIKTLRRNITGLLLVVCLVSCVGIIGANGYLVYRGENLQQYTLNLIRRIPLEFWRTLGIGVAKSIGILILAAIALKFINYWLKIAKIRAKNLQRSTADDESIDAFFRALNQRVSGGIWLWAAILCAEFLKLPPVVSQYLYIALRIYLIIAVGLLILKAVAAVVDSLDALSIRYSSPDNLLRFYDRLRHLIPFLKRCLEFVIYVCMATLVIQQVQLIANVAVFGERIIKIIAIIFVSRALFEVIYLFIEEVLFKNQNLTDIQRSRRLTLVPLFRSFLQYLIYFGAIISILYTVKIDPTPILAGAGIVGIAVGLGAQTLINDIVCGFFILFENYYLVGDYIEAGKSEERIVEGIVEAIELRTTRVRHPNGQLQIIQNGNIGSITNYSKQYIFAVVEIGVPYDSNLVDVYKVIEEVGQQLKADYPDVLEGTQVDGVESLGESNLLLRTLTKVKPGKHLQIQRILRKIFTHVLLREGIVIPSRVETAED; encoded by the coding sequence ATGAACATATTAATAATTCTTGGTGAAGTCAGCCTGATAATTTTTGTTTTTTTATTAATCAACTGGCTTGTAAACAAGGCATTCAAGCTGCTCATTAAGTCGTCTATATTTAAGAATGAGGATAGGAGCATCAAAACCCTGCGGCGGAACATCACAGGGTTGTTGTTAGTTGTTTGTTTGGTGTCGTGTGTTGGGATTATAGGTGCCAATGGTTATTTAGTTTATCGTGGCGAAAACCTTCAACAATACACACTAAACCTGATTCGCCGTATTCCATTAGAGTTTTGGAGAACTCTAGGAATTGGCGTTGCTAAAAGTATTGGCATTTTGATTTTAGCGGCGATCGCGCTGAAATTCATCAACTATTGGCTGAAAATAGCTAAGATTCGCGCCAAGAACTTACAAAGAAGTACTGCTGACGATGAAAGTATTGATGCTTTCTTCCGCGCCCTTAATCAAAGAGTCAGTGGCGGAATTTGGCTGTGGGCTGCAATTTTGTGTGCGGAGTTTCTGAAATTACCCCCTGTAGTTTCGCAATATTTGTACATCGCGCTGCGGATTTATCTAATTATTGCCGTCGGGTTGCTGATACTCAAAGCAGTGGCGGCGGTAGTTGATAGCCTAGATGCTTTGAGCATCAGATACTCTAGCCCTGATAACCTGCTGAGATTCTACGATCGCCTCAGGCACCTGATACCCTTTTTAAAGCGGTGTCTGGAATTTGTAATTTATGTCTGCATGGCGACATTGGTAATTCAGCAGGTACAGTTAATCGCCAATGTCGCAGTTTTTGGCGAGCGAATTATCAAAATCATCGCCATTATCTTCGTTAGTCGGGCGTTGTTTGAGGTCATCTACTTATTTATTGAAGAGGTGCTGTTCAAAAACCAGAATCTGACTGATATTCAAAGAAGTAGACGCCTGACCCTGGTTCCTCTGTTCCGTAGTTTTTTACAATATTTAATTTACTTCGGCGCGATCATTTCCATTCTCTACACCGTCAAAATCGATCCAACTCCCATACTTGCAGGTGCGGGTATTGTCGGCATAGCTGTGGGTTTAGGGGCACAAACACTGATTAACGATATCGTCTGCGGCTTCTTTATTCTGTTTGAAAACTACTACTTAGTGGGTGACTATATTGAAGCTGGAAAAAGTGAAGAAAGAATTGTCGAAGGTATTGTCGAGGCAATTGAACTGAGAACCACTCGTGTGAGACATCCCAATGGTCAATTACAGATTATTCAGAATGGGAATATTGGCTCAATTACTAATTACTCCAAACAATATATCTTTGCAGTAGTAGAAATTGGTGTCCCTTATGATTCCAACTTAGTTGATGTCTACAAAGTGATTGAGGAGGTGGGACAGCAGTTAAAAGCAGACTATCCAGATGTACTCGAAGGTACACAGGTGGATGGAGTGGAAAGTCTTGGTGAATCTAACTTGTTGCTGCGGACATTGACGAAAGTCAAACCAGGAAAACATCTGCAAATCCAGCGCATTCTTCGCAAGATTTTTACACATGTCCTGCTGCGGGAAGGAATTGTCATTCCCAGTCGTGTTGAAACTGCTGAAGATTAA